One genomic segment of Thalassospiraceae bacterium LMO-SO8 includes these proteins:
- the fabI gene encoding enoyl-ACP reductase FabI → MAGRRGLVLGVANDHSIAWGIARTLRQHGAELAFTYQNEAIAKRVTPLAAELGSTLVMPCEVEDQASIDSVFQRLKAEWGGLDFVVHAVAYSDKDELKGKYLNTSRDNFLRTMDVSCYSFTALARAAADMMGEGGSLITLTYTGSTRVMPNYNVMGVAKAALEASVRYLAANLGPQGIRVNAISAGPMRTLAGSAIGGARHVYKWNQRHAPLKRTVRLEDVGGAALYLLSELSAGVTGEVHHVDSGYNIIGLPNPEDMIDD, encoded by the coding sequence ATGGCCGGCCGCCGGGGCCTGGTTCTGGGCGTGGCCAATGACCACTCCATCGCCTGGGGCATCGCCCGCACCCTGCGTCAGCACGGCGCGGAACTTGCCTTCACCTACCAGAACGAAGCCATCGCCAAGCGGGTGACGCCGCTCGCGGCCGAGCTCGGCTCGACCCTGGTCATGCCCTGCGAGGTCGAGGATCAGGCCTCGATCGACAGCGTGTTTCAGCGCCTCAAGGCGGAATGGGGCGGGCTCGACTTCGTGGTCCATGCCGTCGCCTATTCGGACAAGGACGAGCTCAAGGGCAAATACCTGAACACGTCGCGCGACAACTTCCTGCGCACCATGGACGTCAGCTGCTATTCCTTCACGGCCCTGGCCCGCGCGGCGGCGGACATGATGGGCGAGGGCGGCTCCCTGATCACCCTGACCTACACGGGCTCGACCCGTGTGATGCCCAACTACAATGTCATGGGCGTGGCCAAGGCGGCACTGGAAGCCAGCGTTCGGTATCTGGCCGCCAACCTGGGGCCGCAGGGCATTCGGGTCAACGCGATCTCGGCCGGGCCCATGCGCACGCTCGCCGGCAGCGCCATCGGCGGCGCGCGGCACGTCTATAAATGGAACCAGCGCCACGCGCCGCTGAAGCGCACGGTGCGGCTCGAGGATGTCGGGGGGGCGGCGCTCTACCTGCTGTCCGAGCTGTCCGCCGGCGTCACCGGCGAGGTCCATCACGTCGATTCCGGGTACAACATCATCGGCCTGCCCAATCCCGAGGACATGATCGACGATTGA